The DNA window GATGCCGAACGGATCGAGCATGCGCAGGAGCGCGTCGAGCTTGGAACGGGTGCCGGTCGCCTCGATGGTGAGCGCCTCCGGCGAGACGTCGATCACCTTGGCGCGGAACAGGTTCACCGTCTCGATGACCTGGGTGCGGACGCTGGAATCGGCACGCACCTTGATCAGGATGAGCTCGCGGGCCACGGACGCGTCGGTGTCCTGCTCGACGATCTTGATGACGTTCACCAGCTTGTTCAGCTGCTTGGTCACCTGCTCGAGCGGGAACTCGTCGACCGTGACGACGATCGTCATGCGCGAGATGTCCGGCACCTCGGTGCCACCGACGGCGAGCGACTCGATGTTGAAGCCGCGGCGGGAGAAGAGTGCAGCGACACGGGCCAGCACGCCCGGCTTGTCCTCGACGAGAACACTGAGAGTGTGGCTGGTGCTCACTGGCGTTCCTCTCCGGCGTCGGCAGCGGATGCCGACTCGCGTGCAGTTGCGTCCTGCATGGCTTCGTGGATGACGGCCGGCTCGTCCGCCGCCTCGTCCTCGTCGAACAGCGGGCGGATGCCCCGCGCCGCCATGATCTCGTCGTTGCTGGTTCCCGCGGCGACCATCGGCCACACCTGGGCGTCCTTGCCGACGATGAAGTCGATGACGACGGGCTTGTCGTTGATCGACTGCGCAGTGCGGATCGCGTCCTCGACGTCCTCCTCGCGCTCGACGCGGATACCGACGCAGCCGAGCGCCTCGGCCAGCTTCACGAAGTCCGGGATCCGCACGGCCCCGTGCGTCCCCAGGTTCGTGTTCGAGTAGCGCTCGTCGTAGAACAGGGTCTGCCACTGGCGGACCATGCCCAGGTTGCCGTTGTTGACCAGCGCGACCTTGATGGGCACACCCTCGACGGCGCAGGTGGCGAGCTCCTGATTGGTCATCTGGAAGCAGCCGTCACCGTCGATGGCCCAGACCTCGCGGTCGGGCATGCCCATCTTGGCGCCCATGGCGGCCGGCACGGCGTAGCCCATGGTGCCGAGGCCACCCGAGTTCAGCCACGTGCGCGGCTTCTCGTAGTTGACGAACTGCGCCGCCCACATCTGGTGCTGGCCGACGCCGGCGCAGTAGATGGCGTCCGGGCCCGCGAGCCGGCCGACGGCCTGGATCACGTACTCGGGCGACAGCGCACCGTCGGACGGCCGGTCGTAGGCGAGCGGGTAGGTGCGGCGGATCCCGTCCAGGTACGCCCACCACTCGGTGAGATCGAGCGTCGTGCCGGTGGCCTGGTCGGCGCGGATCGCCTCGAGGAGTTCGGTGATGACCTCCTTGCAGTCGCCCACGATCGGGACGTCCGCGTGGCGGTTCTTGCCGATCTCCGCGGGGTCGATGTCGGCGTGGATGACCTTCGCGTCGGGCGCGAAGGAGTCCAGCTGACCGGTGACGCGGTCGTCGAAGCGCGCACCGAGCGTGATCAGCAGGTCGCTCTTCTGCAGCGCGGCGACGGCCGCGACCGTGCCGTGCATGCCGGGCATGCCGCAGTTGAGCTGGTGGCTGTCCGGGAACGCGCCACGCGCCATCAGGGTCGTCACGACCGGGATGCCGGTGAGCTCGGCCAGTTCGAGCAGCTCGGCGGAGGCCTCCGCCTTGATCACGCCGCCGCCGACGTACAGCACCGGCGACTTGGCCTCGGCGATCAGA is part of the Rhodococcus sp. SGAir0479 genome and encodes:
- a CDS encoding acetolactate synthase large subunit; its protein translation is MSAPTARPQPTPRKSGAASPTAGDNRAATNRRQVAPERVTGAQSVVRALEELEVDTVFGIPGGAVLPVYDPLFDSKKVRHVLVRHEQGAGHAATGYAQATGKVGVCMATSGPGATNLVTPLADAQMDSVPVVAITGQVGRSLIGTDAFQEADISGITMPITKHNFLITDGVDIPRILAEAFYLASSGRPGAVLVDIPKDILQAQTTFSWPPEMHLPGYRPVTKPHGKQVREAARLIAEAKSPVLYVGGGVIKAEASAELLELAELTGIPVVTTLMARGAFPDSHQLNCGMPGMHGTVAAVAALQKSDLLITLGARFDDRVTGQLDSFAPDAKVIHADIDPAEIGKNRHADVPIVGDCKEVITELLEAIRADQATGTTLDLTEWWAYLDGIRRTYPLAYDRPSDGALSPEYVIQAVGRLAGPDAIYCAGVGQHQMWAAQFVNYEKPRTWLNSGGLGTMGYAVPAAMGAKMGMPDREVWAIDGDGCFQMTNQELATCAVEGVPIKVALVNNGNLGMVRQWQTLFYDERYSNTNLGTHGAVRIPDFVKLAEALGCVGIRVEREEDVEDAIRTAQSINDKPVVIDFIVGKDAQVWPMVAAGTSNDEIMAARGIRPLFDEDEAADEPAVIHEAMQDATARESASAADAGEERQ
- the ilvN gene encoding acetolactate synthase small subunit; the encoded protein is MSTSHTLSVLVEDKPGVLARVAALFSRRGFNIESLAVGGTEVPDISRMTIVVTVDEFPLEQVTKQLNKLVNVIKIVEQDTDASVARELILIKVRADSSVRTQVIETVNLFRAKVIDVSPEALTIEATGTRSKLDALLRMLDPFGIREIVQSGVVAVGRGPKSITATR